CAGGGAAAGCGGGCTCGACCCGGTGCTCGATACTTACGGGCGCGAATTTCCGACCGCGTGGGTTGGATACCTGTCCTCGACCGGGGTCTATGGCGACCAGCAGGGGGCATGGGTCGACGAAAACTCGCCCACCGGAATCGGACGACGCGATGCGAGGAACTATGCAGACGCGCTCTGGATCGAGCTCGGTGCACGGGTGTTCCGCCTGCCGGGAATCTACGGTCCCGGGCGCAGTGCGCTGGACCGGGTGCAAAGCGGCAAGGCACGGCGGATCGATCTTCCCGGGCAGGTCTTCAGCCGCGTGCATGTCGAGGATATCGCGTCGGGCGTCGTCGCGGCAGTCGAAAGCGATGCCCCGCCGGGCGCATACAATCTCGGGGACGATTTGCCGGCCGGCGGGAATGCGGTGACCGAGGAAGCGTGCCGGCTGCTTGCCGTTTCTCCGCCGCCTCTCCAGACGGTCGATGCGGCCGGGCTCAGCGAGATGGCGCGCGGCTTCTATTCGGAGAACCGCCGCGTCGCCAATGGCAAGGCGAAGCGGGTGCTGGGCTGGCGACCGAAATATCCGACCTACCGCGAGGGTCTGCGCAGCCTGCTCTAGGTTTCGGGAGCGGCCTGCCGTTCGCCGGCCTCTTCGGGTGCGGCGCGCATTTGCGCGCTCTGCTGGACCTGCACCGATTTCTGGCGCCGTGCGCGCAGCGCCAGGATCATGCCGAGCACCGCCAGCCCCATCCCGCCCAGCGTCAGGGCGGTCCAGCGATAATCCTCGAACAGGGTCGAAATCGCCATCGCGACGGAAATCGTCAGGATCGAATTGTAGGCCGTGCGCCCCGCCCCGATTTCGCGGACCAGATTGTAATGCAGCGGGAAGGTCACGACCGACCCGATCAGCGCGAGGTAGACGATGCCGCCCCAATATCCGGCAGATGTCGGAACGGGCGGCGACCCGGCGGTGAGCACGGCGAACCCGAGGTCGAAAAGCGTGCCGTAGAGCATTGCCCATGCCAGCAGGCTGACCATCGGCACGCCGCGACCGACCGGGTTGGCCTGCACGACATTGGCGAGCGAGGCGGCAAGGATGCCCAGCGCCGCCAGCACAATGCCGAGCGACACGTTGCCGCCTATGACGCCCGCGTCGGGATTGGCGCGCCATTCGTGCACCAGCAGCAGCGAAACCCCGACGATGGCGATGGCGCTACCCGCCCAGAAGGAACAGCGCGCCTTCTCGCCCAGGAAGACCCGTGCAAACAGGGCATTGGGCACCATCAGCAGGCCGAACATCATCGCCACGATGCCGGAGGTGACGTAAAGCTCCGCGTGATAGACGAACAGGAAATTGCCGCTGAACTGGAACAGGCCGACGATCATCGCCAGCCGCTGTTCCGGTCCGGTCAGGCGAAGCCGCCGCTTCATCAATGCCGCCACGGTGAACAGGGCCGGGGTCGCCAGCGCGAACCGGTAGAAAACCGACCACGCAGCCGGAACCCCGTCGATCTGGCCGGTGATGACAAACCAGGTGGACCCCCAGATCGTGCCGGTCAGCAGGAACGGGACGATGACCCGCCAGCTCAGCATGTCGGACTGGTCGGGGCTCACAGCGCAGCGATCGCATTGCCCAGCGCCTCTGCCGTAGCCGGATCGCTGTCCCAGCTGGCAACGAAGCGGGCGGCATCCGTGCCCCAATCGTAGAAGTGGTATCCCTGCTTCCTCAGGGCTTCCCGTTCGGCCGCAGACAGGCGCATGAACACCTCGTTCGCCTCTACCGCGTGGAGCAGGCGGTCAGCGGCTCCGGCGACGATGGCGGAAGCGGCAGCGTTCGCGCGGCGGGCATTGTCCAGCCACACATCGCCTTCGACCATGGCCAGCAATTGCGCGGCAAGGAAGCGGCCCTTCGATTGCAAATGGCCCGACCGCTTGCGGCGATATCGCACGACGTCGGCCAGCGCGGAATCGAAGAACACGATCGCCTCTGCATTCATGCCGCCATTCTTCACGCAGCCGAAGCTGAGCGCCTGTGCCGGACCGACCGCCTTGATCGGCGCGCAGCCGAGATGCGCGACGGCATTGGCGAAGCGTGCCCCGTCGACATGGAAACCCAGCCCGCGCTCCTTCGCCAGGGCACCGATGGCCGCGAGTTCGGCCGGGCGATAGCATCGCCCGTATTCGCTCGCCTGCGTGACGGAAATCGCATGCGGCTGGACCTGGTGCACATCGTCCCGAATGGGGTCGATGACGGTGCGAACGGCATCCGGCGTTATGCGCGCGCCCTCCCCGTCCGCCAGCAACAGCTTTGCACCATGGAGGAAGAAGCCGGGCGCCCCGCCCTCGTCCATCTCGATATGCGCTTCCCGGTGACACACGACCGCTCCGTGCGGGGGGACCATGGCCGACAGGGCGAGGCAGTTGGCCGCCGTGCCGGTCGCCACCCACAGGACGGCGACTTCGCGTCCGAACAGCGCCCCGAATGCATCGTCCAGCCGCTGCGACAGGTCGTCACCGTCATAGGGCGACTGCACGCTGTCGGCAGATTTCAGGGCGTCCCACACGGCGGGATGCACGCTGGCGGCGTTGTCGGAAAGAAAACGTGTCATGCAGGAACGCCCTTAGCCCGGCCTGTGTTGGTTGCAAGAAGGAGACGTCCGCGATGACCACGCAAACCATGCAAACCACGCAAGACGAACTGAAACTGACCATCACGCACGAGGTGCAGGGGCAGGGTGGCCGCTATGTCGCGCATCTCGCCGACAGCGACCAGAGTGGCTTCCTCGAATGGGAACCGAAGGAAGCGATCCGGCAGGACGATGTGCGCATTGCCACGCACACCGTAGTACCGTCGGAAATCGGCGGCCGCGGCGTTGCTGCCCGGCTGGTGGACCAGCTGGTGTCGGATGCCCGCGAGAAAGGCTTCAAGATCGTCCCGCAATGTTCCTATGTCGCACGCAAGTTCGACGAGAACCCGGACTGGTCCGACCTTAGAGCCTGAGCTAGCGCGGCGCTGCACGCCAAGGGGTCAGAGCAAGCCGGAGAAGTCCCGCGTCACCATGCTGTCCAGCACCGCGCTGCACCATTCACGGGCCCGGTCGACCGGCATTCCGGGCACGGACAGCTTGCCCCCGGCGAGACCGAGATGCAGCGTGCAAAAGCCCAGCCAGCGGGCGATCGGCCCTTGGGAAATTTCCGCCGATTGGAGCTTCACCCTGTTCCCGATGGACAGTTCGGGTGAGAAGAAGCCGGTGCGGATTAAGACCTGCTCTTCGCTGATGGCGTGCCGTTCCGCTCGCCAGAGCAGATATTGCCACAGGACCACCACGGCCGCAGCGGCAAGCGGTACGAGGCCGACAAGTTCCTGATTGGGAATCAGGTCCACGCCGGACACCGCCAGAGCCACTTCGATCCCCAGCGCGATCAGCAGGAACGTGCCGCCTTCGACAATAGCGCTGACTATCCGGAAACTCCCGCTCGCCCTCGCCCAGCGCAAGTCGTCACCCGGCGGGGAGAACCCCGCTGCCGCTGCGATCGGCAGCAGTTCCGCATCCTTCGCAAAAGGCGCGACGACATGGCTGGCATCTCCGGAATCCTGCGCGAGGCTCACGAATTTCAGGCCCCGCCAGCCGAACCGGCTTCGCACCACACCGGTCGTCAGGCGCAACGCCTGGACACGGTGGGCCGGCATGACGACATCGGTCCGGGTCAGCAGGCCGCGCCGACGGCGAAATCCCTTGGCAGTGCGGTCCAGCCGGAAATCCCAGTCGCGCAGGAACGTACGCACGAGACCGGTCGCCAGCCCCACGACCAGCAGCGTACCGATGACGAGAACCACGCCTGTAATTTGCGCGACCAGCCCGAGGGATGCGAGCTGCCTGCCGGGCCCGGCGAGGACGTCGCCCCAGAAATCCTCCGACCACAGGTCGAACGGCAACAGGAAGTCGGCCTGCTGCACTGCCGCGGCGAGCACCGCGACCGCCGCCAGCGAGAATTCGAACAGGCCGAATGTGGCCAGCCGCCTCGGCCCCATTGTGAAGATGGCCTCGCCCCCCGCTCCCGGGGACACGGCTTTCTCCTGAGCAGGCGTGTCTTCGCCTTGCGCATCGTCGCGCCTTTCCCTCACCACCTCGCGCAGCGCCTCGCCATCGGCTTGCGAGAGATAGGCCAGCGTCAGTTCGTCCTTCCCCCCGGCCCCCGTCTCGAAGCGAACCTCGACCAGACCCAGCAGGCGGGCGACGAATTTCTGCTCCAGGCTGACATCCTGGATACGGTCGTAGGGAACGGAGCGCGCGACGCGCGACAGGATGCCGCTTTCGACCCGGATGTCGGCCTCCCCGACGCGGTAGGTGAACCGGCGCCATTGCAAGAAGGTGACCGCCAGATTGGCAGCGATCACCGCCGCCAGCAGCAAGAGAAGCCAGCCGATCCCGCTGCCCATATCGATACCCGCCTCGCCGCCGTCCAGGTCGCCGCCAATGGAATAGGCCGCCGCGCCGATCGGAAGGACGAGTTGCGGCAAAAGGACGATGGCCTTGACCACGACCGACAGGGGGTCTGTGCGCTGTACGTCCGGTTCGCCTTGTACCGCGCGGTCAGGCAGGGCGTCCGTCACGCCGAATCGCGCTTGATCTTCGCACGGATTTCCTCGCGCATGGACAGGGCATCATCGTGTTTCAGGCCGGGCAGGTGGACCGAGGCATTGTGACTGCCCGCCGTGTGAAGGGTCAGCGTCGCGAGGTCGTAGAAGCGCTCGAGCGGTCCGCGATCGACATCGATATGCTGCACCCTGCCGAACGGCACGACGGTATCGGACCGGAAAAGCAGTCCGCGCACGACGCGCAATCGGTCGCCGGACATGGAAAACCCGCGCGCGGCAAAACGGCGGTGCGGGATCCGCAGCACGAGGAGTATGGCCAAGAGGAAAACCGGTCCGAAAATGACACCCGTCGGCAGGGGCAACACGAAATCGAGCACGCCTGCGCAGATCAGGAAAGGCAGCGCGATGCCTGCGCCCTGAACGCGCATCGCCTTCTCGTGATTCGGGTGAAGCCGGGTAAGCGGCTCTTCAAATGAATCGCTTGTCCGTTCCGGTTCCGCCGGGTCCTGCGTGCCCGGTGCCCCCGCGCCATTGGTTCCGCCCTGTGTCATGGGGCCATCTTCTGAATCGGGCGCAGCGGCTTTTCAAGCGCCCTTCGACGAAGGCTGCTCCTGAAAGGATCCAGGCCGCCGGTAACGGCCTGAATATCGGCAGCCGCGCGATTCGCGAGGCGACACCAAGAGGATGGGGGGGATGGGGGAAATGGTGCCACGAGAGAGAATTGAACTCTCGGCCTCACCCTTACCAAGGGTGCGCTCTACCACTGAGCTACCGCGGCGCCGAGTACCTGTTTGCCAGGCAGGCGCGCCTATTGTCGGATGTGGCCGACAAGTCAAGCAAAGCTTGAGCGCGGGCGTTCGTCTTGGCAAGGTCGCGCCATGACCGACAATGCCTCGTCAACCAGTAGGGAAGAACGCCTCGCGGCAAAGCTGCGGGAAAATCTGAGGCGCCGCAAGGCGCAGGCACGCGAAATGGGCCAGCGGGACGAAGCATCGGAAGCCCTTCCAAAGGAGGGCAGTGGCGGTTAACGCGGCGCCCGGACATCATCGTGCCGCCCGCTGCCCGGCGATGCGGCCCCTGCTTGCCAGATCGGAGACCTGAATGCCCACGCTGATTCTCGTTCGCCACGGACAGAGCGAATGGAACCTCGCCAACCGGTTCACCGGCTGGTGGGATGTCGGCCTGACGGAAAAAGGCATCGCCGAGGCGCGCGCCGCCGGCGAACTGCTTGCCCGTCATCCCGACATGCTGCCTGTGCGAGCCTTCACCAGCTTCCAGACGCGCGCGATCCGGACGCTGCATCTCGCACTGGAAGCCTGCGACCGGCTGTGGATCCCGGAAACGAAGGACTGGCGCCTGAACGAACGGCACTATGGCGGCCTGACCGGCCTCGACAAGCAGGAGACGCGCGACCGCCACGGTGACGAGCAGGTCCATATCTGGCGCCGCAGCTTCGACGTGCCCCCGCCGGACATGGAACACGGCAGCGAATTCGACCTGTCGGCCGATCCGCGCTACGCCGGCATCGACGTGCCATCCGCAGAAAGCCTGAAGATGACGATCGAGCGCGTCCTTCCCTATTACGAGGAAGCGATCGTTCCCGCCCTGAAGGACGGCGGCCCGGTCATCGTCTCCGCCCACGGCAATTCCCTGCGCGCACTGGTGAAGCACCTATCAAACATTTCCGACGAGGATATCACGGGGCTCGAAATCCCGACCGGCCAACCGATCGTCTACGAATTCGACGACGCGATGACGCCGGGCGAACGCTATTACCTGAAGGATCGCTGAGATGATCGCGGGGGAGAACGGGAAGGCAGGAGGCGGCAAAGGCGGCGCGATCGACGTCGCCATCGTCATGGGCAGCCAGTCCGACTGGCCGACAATGCAATGCGCTGCAAAAGTGCTCGAGGAACTGGGCGTCGCGCACGAGGCGCGGATCGTCAGCGCCCACCGCACACCCGGCCGCATGGTCGATTTCGCCCGGAATGCTGAAGATGAAGGCATCAAGGTCATCATCGCAGGCGCGGGCGGCGCTGCACACCTGCCCGGCATGATCGCCGCGATGACCCATCTCCCGGTGCTGGGCGTGCCCGTCCAGTCAAAGGCCCTCTCGGGCATGGATAGCCTGCTTTCCATCGTCCAGATGCCGGCAGGCGTGCCGACAGGCACGCTGGCCATTGGCGAGGCTGGCGCGACCAATGCAGGCCTGCTCGCCGCGAGCATCCTGAGCATCGGCGATACCGCCCTTGCGGGCAGGCTCAAGGCATGGCGTGCGAAGCGCAGCGATGCCGTTGCCGACCACCCGGTGGACTGACCCGAGCGATGAAGAAGACGAAACCGCTGGCACCCGGCAGCACGATCGGCATTCTGGGCGGCGGACAGCTGGGCCGGATGATGGCCATGGCCGCCGCGCAGATGGGCTATCGCTGCATCACCTACAGTCCGGAAAAAGAGATCGTCGCCGCGGACGTATGCGCCGATACGTTCCAGAACGCATGGGACGACCGCGCCGCCATGGCTGCCTTCGCGCAGAATTGCGACGTGGTGACATGGGAGTTCGAGAATGTCCCGGTCGATGCGATCTCGCAGCTCGGCGACCTGCTGGCCCCCCATCCCCGCGCGCTGGAAACAGCGCAGGACCGGCTCAATGAAAAGCGGTTCGTAGAGGGCCTGGGCGGCCGCGCTGCGCCATACGCTCCGGTCGACAACCGCGCCGACCTCGCCTCCGCGGTGGAGCGGATCGGCGCGCCCGGTATCCTCAAGACCCGGAGCGACGGGTATGACGGCAAGGGGCAATGGCGCATCCGTTCCGCGCACGAGGTCGATGGCGTATCGCTACCCGCCGGGCCCGCAATCTACGAAGGTCTGGTCGAGTTCGATGCAGAATTTTCCGTCATCCTGACTCGCGGACGCGGCGGCGAGATCGTGTTCTGGGGCAGCACGCACAATATCCATGAGGATGGAACGCTCGCCAGGTCCGTCCTCCCCGCGCCGGCAATCGTTGCCGCGCAGGTGGACGAGGCGCGCGACCTGTCGCGGCAGGTTGCCGACGCACTCGGCTATGTCGGTGTGCTGACGCTGGAATTCTTCGCCACGGCGCAGGGTCCGGTGTTCAACGAAATGGCCCCGCGCGTGCACAATTCCGGGCACTGGACCATCGAAGGAGCAGTCACCAGCCAGTTCCAGAACCATGTGCGGGCCATTCTCGGCCTGCCGCTGGGCGACACGCGAACCGTCGCACCGGCGATGGTCATGCACAACATCGTGGGCAAGGACGCGAAGACGGCGCATGCATCGCTCTCTGACCCGGCCACCCAGCTCCATCTCTATGGCAAGGCACGGGCGCTCGACGGGCGCAAGATGGGCCACACCACCACGTTGAAATTCGACTGATGGGCGAGATATTCCTGATCTATGCGCGTGCTGCCAACGGCACGATCGGCAAGGGCGGCAAACTGCCGTGGCACATCCCCGAGGATCTGAAGCGGTTCAAGGCACTGACGCTGGGCAAGCCGATGATCATGGGCCGCAAGACCTTTGAAAGCCTGCCGGGCATCCTGCCGGGGCGCAGGCATATCGTCCTGACCCGGCGCGACAGCTTCGAGGCCGAGGGCGCGCAGATCGTGCGATCGGTACCGGCCGCCCTCGCCGCCGCGCGGGAGGACGACCCCGATACCGACATCGCCATCGTGGGCGGTTCGGCCGTATACGACGTCTTCCGCCCCCGGGCGGACCGGATCGAGCTGACCCAGATCCACGCCGATTTTGCGGGCGACACGTTCATGAAGCCGCTCGGTGCAGGCTGGGAACTGACCGCGCGGGACGACCGGGAAGCGGACGGCGACCTGCCCGCTTTCTCCTTCCTGACCTATCGCTGCCGGGCGCAGGACGCGGCATGAGGTGGCTGGACCACCGCGAACCGGTGCCCAGCCCCTTGCGCGGTGCGATCATCGCGCTCGGCAATTTCGACGGATTCCATCGCGGACACCAGCAGGTCGCGGGCGAAGCGATCGAATGGGCCCGCGCAGAGGGGCGGCCGGCCATCGTCGCGACCTTCGATCCCCATCCGGTGCGTTTTTTCAAGCCTGATACGCCGCCCTTCCGCCTGACCACGCTGGAACAGCGGCAGGAACTCTACATTGCGGCAGGCGCCTCCGCGATGCTGGTTTTCCATTTCGATGCAGAGCTCGCCGGGACCAGCGCGGAAGATTTCATTGCCGAAATCCTGGTGGAGCGGCTGGGCGCGCACGGCGTGGTCACGGGCGAGGACTTCACCTTCGGCAAGGGCGCGGCGGGGAATGTCGACCTTCTGGCCGCCCATCCCGCCCTCGCAAGCCGGACCGTAGCCCCCGTCGAACAGGGCGAGGCGCCGGTATCTTCCAGCCGCATCCGCGAAGCGCTCAGGCAGGGCGACTGCGAAACCGCGACCGACCTGCTGACCCGCCCCTTCGCCATCCGCGGCATCGTCCAGCATGGCGACAAGCGGGGGCGCGAGATCGGCTATCCCACCGCCAATCTCGACATCGAGAGCTATCTGCGCCCGCGCTACGGCATCTACGCGGTGACCGGGCGCATCCTGGCCACGGGCGAGGTGCTGAAGGGCGCGGCGAATATCGGCGTGCGCCCGCAATTCGAACCTCCGAAGGAATTGCTGGAGCCGCATTTCTTCGATTTTTCCGGCGATCTCTACGGACAGGAGATCGAAGTCGCCTTCCACCATTTCCTGCGCGGCGAGGCGAAGTTCGATTCGCTGGACGACCTGATCGCCCAGATGGACGAGGATTGCCGCCGCGCCCGCACGCTCCTGTCGCAGGGTGACGGAGGCGCATGAAACGCTGGGCCATCCGCATCGGCGGCGTGCTCGCCGTCGCATTGCTGGGCCTGACCCTGCTCAATGCCAGCTGGCTGGCGCCGGAGCCGAAAGGCGCGGTCAAGCTGATTGCGCATGGCGGGATCCACCAGCATGAAGCCGGCATCGGACGCGTGGGCGACACCTGCACCGCCGCCCTGATCGAAGACCCGGTCCACGATTACCTCGAAAACACGCTCCCCTCGATCGAGCGGGCGGCTAGCCTCGGCGCGCATCTGGTGGAAATCGATGTCACGCGCACACGCGACGGAAGGCTGGCCGTGTTCGGCGACGACACCGTCGATTGCCGCACGGATGGCAGCGGAGCCACGCGGAATTCTACGCTGGGTGAGCTGAAGGCACTCGATATCGGCCACGGCTATACCGCCGATGACGGGTCGACCTATCCTTTCCGAGGAAAAGGTACGGGCATGATGCCTGCGCTCGAGGAAGCGATGGCGGCATCCGGCAGGGCCGGGCTGCTTTACCGCTTCAAGAGCGAGGACGCCGAGGAGGCCGACCTGCTGGCCACCGCGATTGAAA
This is a stretch of genomic DNA from Erythrobacteraceae bacterium WH01K. It encodes these proteins:
- a CDS encoding SDR family NAD(P)-dependent oxidoreductase gives rise to the protein MKQMFIFGLGYSAKRIRAALEQRGWHVVATGSDAEIAFGDRQAVLEALAQSSHVLSSVPPDRESGLDPVLDTYGREFPTAWVGYLSSTGVYGDQQGAWVDENSPTGIGRRDARNYADALWIELGARVFRLPGIYGPGRSALDRVQSGKARRIDLPGQVFSRVHVEDIASGVVAAVESDAPPGAYNLGDDLPAGGNAVTEEACRLLAVSPPPLQTVDAAGLSEMARGFYSENRRVANGKAKRVLGWRPKYPTYREGLRSLL
- a CDS encoding DMT family transporter translates to MLSWRVIVPFLLTGTIWGSTWFVITGQIDGVPAAWSVFYRFALATPALFTVAALMKRRLRLTGPEQRLAMIVGLFQFSGNFLFVYHAELYVTSGIVAMMFGLLMVPNALFARVFLGEKARCSFWAGSAIAIVGVSLLLVHEWRANPDAGVIGGNVSLGIVLAALGILAASLANVVQANPVGRGVPMVSLLAWAMLYGTLFDLGFAVLTAGSPPVPTSAGYWGGIVYLALIGSVVTFPLHYNLVREIGAGRTAYNSILTISVAMAISTLFEDYRWTALTLGGMGLAVLGMILALRARRQKSVQVQQSAQMRAAPEEAGERQAAPET
- a CDS encoding beta-eliminating lyase-related protein — translated: MTRFLSDNAASVHPAVWDALKSADSVQSPYDGDDLSQRLDDAFGALFGREVAVLWVATGTAANCLALSAMVPPHGAVVCHREAHIEMDEGGAPGFFLHGAKLLLADGEGARITPDAVRTVIDPIRDDVHQVQPHAISVTQASEYGRCYRPAELAAIGALAKERGLGFHVDGARFANAVAHLGCAPIKAVGPAQALSFGCVKNGGMNAEAIVFFDSALADVVRYRRKRSGHLQSKGRFLAAQLLAMVEGDVWLDNARRANAAASAIVAGAADRLLHAVEANEVFMRLSAAEREALRKQGYHFYDWGTDAARFVASWDSDPATAEALGNAIAAL
- a CDS encoding GNAT family N-acetyltransferase encodes the protein MTTQTMQTTQDELKLTITHEVQGQGGRYVAHLADSDQSGFLEWEPKEAIRQDDVRIATHTVVPSEIGGRGVAARLVDQLVSDAREKGFKIVPQCSYVARKFDENPDWSDLRA
- a CDS encoding PH domain-containing protein, with translation MTDALPDRAVQGEPDVQRTDPLSVVVKAIVLLPQLVLPIGAAAYSIGGDLDGGEAGIDMGSGIGWLLLLLAAVIAANLAVTFLQWRRFTYRVGEADIRVESGILSRVARSVPYDRIQDVSLEQKFVARLLGLVEVRFETGAGGKDELTLAYLSQADGEALREVVRERRDDAQGEDTPAQEKAVSPGAGGEAIFTMGPRRLATFGLFEFSLAAVAVLAAAVQQADFLLPFDLWSEDFWGDVLAGPGRQLASLGLVAQITGVVLVIGTLLVVGLATGLVRTFLRDWDFRLDRTAKGFRRRRGLLTRTDVVMPAHRVQALRLTTGVVRSRFGWRGLKFVSLAQDSGDASHVVAPFAKDAELLPIAAAAGFSPPGDDLRWARASGSFRIVSAIVEGGTFLLIALGIEVALAVSGVDLIPNQELVGLVPLAAAAVVVLWQYLLWRAERHAISEEQVLIRTGFFSPELSIGNRVKLQSAEISQGPIARWLGFCTLHLGLAGGKLSVPGMPVDRAREWCSAVLDSMVTRDFSGLL
- a CDS encoding PH domain-containing protein, whose product is MTQGGTNGAGAPGTQDPAEPERTSDSFEEPLTRLHPNHEKAMRVQGAGIALPFLICAGVLDFVLPLPTGVIFGPVFLLAILLVLRIPHRRFAARGFSMSGDRLRVVRGLLFRSDTVVPFGRVQHIDVDRGPLERFYDLATLTLHTAGSHNASVHLPGLKHDDALSMREEIRAKIKRDSA
- the gpmA gene encoding 2,3-diphosphoglycerate-dependent phosphoglycerate mutase, whose translation is MPTLILVRHGQSEWNLANRFTGWWDVGLTEKGIAEARAAGELLARHPDMLPVRAFTSFQTRAIRTLHLALEACDRLWIPETKDWRLNERHYGGLTGLDKQETRDRHGDEQVHIWRRSFDVPPPDMEHGSEFDLSADPRYAGIDVPSAESLKMTIERVLPYYEEAIVPALKDGGPVIVSAHGNSLRALVKHLSNISDEDITGLEIPTGQPIVYEFDDAMTPGERYYLKDR
- the purE gene encoding 5-(carboxyamino)imidazole ribonucleotide mutase produces the protein MIAGENGKAGGGKGGAIDVAIVMGSQSDWPTMQCAAKVLEELGVAHEARIVSAHRTPGRMVDFARNAEDEGIKVIIAGAGGAAHLPGMIAAMTHLPVLGVPVQSKALSGMDSLLSIVQMPAGVPTGTLAIGEAGATNAGLLAASILSIGDTALAGRLKAWRAKRSDAVADHPVD
- a CDS encoding 5-(carboxyamino)imidazole ribonucleotide synthase, giving the protein MKKTKPLAPGSTIGILGGGQLGRMMAMAAAQMGYRCITYSPEKEIVAADVCADTFQNAWDDRAAMAAFAQNCDVVTWEFENVPVDAISQLGDLLAPHPRALETAQDRLNEKRFVEGLGGRAAPYAPVDNRADLASAVERIGAPGILKTRSDGYDGKGQWRIRSAHEVDGVSLPAGPAIYEGLVEFDAEFSVILTRGRGGEIVFWGSTHNIHEDGTLARSVLPAPAIVAAQVDEARDLSRQVADALGYVGVLTLEFFATAQGPVFNEMAPRVHNSGHWTIEGAVTSQFQNHVRAILGLPLGDTRTVAPAMVMHNIVGKDAKTAHASLSDPATQLHLYGKARALDGRKMGHTTTLKFD
- a CDS encoding dihydrofolate reductase, producing MGEIFLIYARAANGTIGKGGKLPWHIPEDLKRFKALTLGKPMIMGRKTFESLPGILPGRRHIVLTRRDSFEAEGAQIVRSVPAALAAAREDDPDTDIAIVGGSAVYDVFRPRADRIELTQIHADFAGDTFMKPLGAGWELTARDDREADGDLPAFSFLTYRCRAQDAA
- a CDS encoding bifunctional riboflavin kinase/FAD synthetase; the encoded protein is MRWLDHREPVPSPLRGAIIALGNFDGFHRGHQQVAGEAIEWARAEGRPAIVATFDPHPVRFFKPDTPPFRLTTLEQRQELYIAAGASAMLVFHFDAELAGTSAEDFIAEILVERLGAHGVVTGEDFTFGKGAAGNVDLLAAHPALASRTVAPVEQGEAPVSSSRIREALRQGDCETATDLLTRPFAIRGIVQHGDKRGREIGYPTANLDIESYLRPRYGIYAVTGRILATGEVLKGAANIGVRPQFEPPKELLEPHFFDFSGDLYGQEIEVAFHHFLRGEAKFDSLDDLIAQMDEDCRRARTLLSQGDGGA
- a CDS encoding glycerophosphodiester phosphodiesterase family protein is translated as MKRWAIRIGGVLAVALLGLTLLNASWLAPEPKGAVKLIAHGGIHQHEAGIGRVGDTCTAALIEDPVHDYLENTLPSIERAASLGAHLVEIDVTRTRDGRLAVFGDDTVDCRTDGSGATRNSTLGELKALDIGHGYTADDGSTYPFRGKGTGMMPALEEAMAASGRAGLLYRFKSEDAEEADLLATAIEKAGRDTGPRGDAFYGSAGPVARIRQLLPDAWAFTRAEAEACSRDYVASGWTGHVPQSCRNGTIIVPLDRQWAYWGWPNRMIARLEAHGTRIVIVGPQGEGHPPGLDLPEQLGEIPASFNGYAFVDDSLAVIPALIQRFDDRSQAEIDAVVDGLERRRANR